A region from the Metopolophium dirhodum isolate CAU chromosome 9, ASM1992520v1, whole genome shotgun sequence genome encodes:
- the LOC132952178 gene encoding alpha-taxilin-like isoform X1 gives METTPTVSEEPSVDKTTQPSNQKDTPCVSSTVTESLPKQTDAVDSTTSVATQASELDIADSNQPSNDKNRKKKDRHLAQALKTVLNSMNSLNTPEEKLAALCIKYADLMEENTKLKTAYKQTEKRVSQALTERDIVRGEMNKAVMTRSRLESLCRELQKQNKAIREESLKRVKEAEDKRMEMTNKFQNTLSEIASVMQQNSEKNNKLRDDNMDMSSRLKNVCEQYELREQVNGAQVVKLAKQIELETQLCDAKLAKANMEISVERETILNEKTHLLKEIRLYQTRIEEMQNTEIDLRNQISLYNEKYEEFQNALARSNKVFAGFKGDMELMSKKIVKQEKESASWKMRYERCQQLLDEMTSERTRIISDLSVATRQLSTLQKLCRTLHSERQSLLSKLEHEKKILELPPNIVSGETGESLTEANMYAMAEWFARTEISKSKPDQSKETLQSVVENQLKLGKDSSEQQPLINGEDMSPESPSSSQSHMSDEPAYDTGVSSSSSVNGDKVECVVENNVENKSVDEQEPKKADIKKAKETQSKRKAKKT, from the exons atgGAGACTACACCTACCGTGTCAGAAGAACCTTCTGTTGACAAGACTACTCAG cCTAGTAATCAAAAAGATACGCCATGTGTGTCCAGTACAGTTACGGAATCCTTGCCCAAACAGACAGATGCTGTTGATAGCACAACATCTGTAGCCACTCAAGCTTCCGAGTTAGACATAGCAGATTCAAATCAGCCATCTAACGATAAGAACCGTAAAAAAAAAGATCGTCATTTAGCTCAAGCATTGAAAACTGTTTTAAATAGTATGAATTCTTTAAATACACCTGAAGAAAAACTAGCAGCATTATGCATTAAGTATGCAGATCTGATGGAAGAAAATACTAAGctgaaa ACTGCTTATAAACAAACTGAAAAAAGAGTATCTCAGGCGCTTACAGAACGTGATATAGTCAGAGGTGAAATGAATAAAGCAGTTATGACAAGAAGTAGATTGGAGAGTTTGTGCAGGGAATTGCAGAAACAAAATAAAGCAATAAGA gaagAGAGTCTGAAACGTGTCAAAGAAGCTGAAGATAAACGTATGGAAATgacaaataaatttcaaaacacATTAAGTGAAATAGCTTCAGTAATGCAACAAAATAGTGAGAAAAACAACAAGCTTCGAGATGATAATATGGACATGTCTTCTAGGCTTAAGAATGTGTGCGAACAGTATGAGCTTAGAGAACAGGTAAATGGCGCT CAAGTAGTTAAGTTAGCTAAACAAATTGAGCTCGAGACCCAATTATGTGATGCGAAGCTGGCCAAAGCGAATATGGAAATCAGTGTAGAACGAGAAACTATTTTAAACGagaaaactcatttattaaag gaAATACGACTTTATCAAACAAGAATTGAGGAGATGCAGAATACTGAAATAGACTTGCGAAACCAAATCTccttatataatgaaaaatatgaagaatTTCAAAATGCCCTAGCACGAAGTAATAAAGTTTTTGCTGGGTTTAAAGGAGACATGGAATTA atgtcaaaaaaaatagttaaacaaGAAAAAGAGTCTGCTAGTTGGAAAATGCGTTATGAGCGTTGCCAGCAACTTTTAGATGAAATGACTTCTGAACGTACTAGAATTATTAGTGATTTGTCTGTAGCAACTCGACAATTGAGTACCTTGCAAAAATTGTGCCGAACTCTTCATTCTGAACGACAGTCACTTTTGTCTAAGTTGGAACACGAGAAAAAAATCCTGGAACTCCCACCAAATATAGTATCTGGAGAAACTGGAGAAAGTCTAACAGAAGCCAACATGTATGCAATGGCGGAATGGTTTGCGCGCACTGAAATTTCAAAATCTAAAc CGGATCAGTCAAAAGAGACACTACAGTCAGTCGTTGAAAATCAATTGAAATTGGGCAAGGACTCGTCTGAGCAGCAACCACTTATAAATGGAGAAGATATGTCCCCAGAATCTCCTTCATCATCTCAATCACATATGTCGGATGAACCTGCTTATGATACCGGTGTAAGCAGTAGTTCGTCAGTTAATGGAGACAAAGTTGAATGTGttgttgaaaataatgttgaaaaCAAGTCAGTTGATGAACAAGAGCCCAAGAAGGCTGACATTAAAAAGGCCAAG GAAACTCAATCGAAACGGAAGGCTAAGAAAACGTAG
- the LOC132952178 gene encoding alpha-taxilin-like isoform X2 — protein sequence METTPTVSEEPSVDKTTQPSNQKDTPCVSSTVTESLPKQTDAVDSTTSVATQASELDIADSNQPSNDKNRKKKDRHLAQALKTVLNSMNSLNTPEEKLAALCIKYADLMEENTKLKTAYKQTEKRVSQALTERDIVRGEMNKAVMTRSRLESLCRELQKQNKAIREESLKRVKEAEDKRMEMTNKFQNTLSEIASVMQQNSEKNNKLRDDNMDMSSRLKNVCEQYELREQQVVKLAKQIELETQLCDAKLAKANMEISVERETILNEKTHLLKEIRLYQTRIEEMQNTEIDLRNQISLYNEKYEEFQNALARSNKVFAGFKGDMELMSKKIVKQEKESASWKMRYERCQQLLDEMTSERTRIISDLSVATRQLSTLQKLCRTLHSERQSLLSKLEHEKKILELPPNIVSGETGESLTEANMYAMAEWFARTEISKSKPDQSKETLQSVVENQLKLGKDSSEQQPLINGEDMSPESPSSSQSHMSDEPAYDTGVSSSSSVNGDKVECVVENNVENKSVDEQEPKKADIKKAKETQSKRKAKKT from the exons atgGAGACTACACCTACCGTGTCAGAAGAACCTTCTGTTGACAAGACTACTCAG cCTAGTAATCAAAAAGATACGCCATGTGTGTCCAGTACAGTTACGGAATCCTTGCCCAAACAGACAGATGCTGTTGATAGCACAACATCTGTAGCCACTCAAGCTTCCGAGTTAGACATAGCAGATTCAAATCAGCCATCTAACGATAAGAACCGTAAAAAAAAAGATCGTCATTTAGCTCAAGCATTGAAAACTGTTTTAAATAGTATGAATTCTTTAAATACACCTGAAGAAAAACTAGCAGCATTATGCATTAAGTATGCAGATCTGATGGAAGAAAATACTAAGctgaaa ACTGCTTATAAACAAACTGAAAAAAGAGTATCTCAGGCGCTTACAGAACGTGATATAGTCAGAGGTGAAATGAATAAAGCAGTTATGACAAGAAGTAGATTGGAGAGTTTGTGCAGGGAATTGCAGAAACAAAATAAAGCAATAAGA gaagAGAGTCTGAAACGTGTCAAAGAAGCTGAAGATAAACGTATGGAAATgacaaataaatttcaaaacacATTAAGTGAAATAGCTTCAGTAATGCAACAAAATAGTGAGAAAAACAACAAGCTTCGAGATGATAATATGGACATGTCTTCTAGGCTTAAGAATGTGTGCGAACAGTATGAGCTTAGAGAACAG CAAGTAGTTAAGTTAGCTAAACAAATTGAGCTCGAGACCCAATTATGTGATGCGAAGCTGGCCAAAGCGAATATGGAAATCAGTGTAGAACGAGAAACTATTTTAAACGagaaaactcatttattaaag gaAATACGACTTTATCAAACAAGAATTGAGGAGATGCAGAATACTGAAATAGACTTGCGAAACCAAATCTccttatataatgaaaaatatgaagaatTTCAAAATGCCCTAGCACGAAGTAATAAAGTTTTTGCTGGGTTTAAAGGAGACATGGAATTA atgtcaaaaaaaatagttaaacaaGAAAAAGAGTCTGCTAGTTGGAAAATGCGTTATGAGCGTTGCCAGCAACTTTTAGATGAAATGACTTCTGAACGTACTAGAATTATTAGTGATTTGTCTGTAGCAACTCGACAATTGAGTACCTTGCAAAAATTGTGCCGAACTCTTCATTCTGAACGACAGTCACTTTTGTCTAAGTTGGAACACGAGAAAAAAATCCTGGAACTCCCACCAAATATAGTATCTGGAGAAACTGGAGAAAGTCTAACAGAAGCCAACATGTATGCAATGGCGGAATGGTTTGCGCGCACTGAAATTTCAAAATCTAAAc CGGATCAGTCAAAAGAGACACTACAGTCAGTCGTTGAAAATCAATTGAAATTGGGCAAGGACTCGTCTGAGCAGCAACCACTTATAAATGGAGAAGATATGTCCCCAGAATCTCCTTCATCATCTCAATCACATATGTCGGATGAACCTGCTTATGATACCGGTGTAAGCAGTAGTTCGTCAGTTAATGGAGACAAAGTTGAATGTGttgttgaaaataatgttgaaaaCAAGTCAGTTGATGAACAAGAGCCCAAGAAGGCTGACATTAAAAAGGCCAAG GAAACTCAATCGAAACGGAAGGCTAAGAAAACGTAG